In the Acanthopagrus latus isolate v.2019 chromosome 23, fAcaLat1.1, whole genome shotgun sequence genome, one interval contains:
- the LOC119013361 gene encoding GTPase IMAP family member 9 codes for MEKRKKGSPTELRLMVVGSSGPPQFLLTNAILGREVFSKDISSLSDSRKNTGELAGRRVAVINGPNIYDKDISRPKRKMELRRQKCLCIPGPHAFLIAFDMDTISPNDMRVPKLMRQRFGRHCLRHCIILLAYEGNMEAAALENKVQKTDWHLRELIEKYGGRFHVFSKNWRDRSRDRELLQKIERMIASLGGGYFSSRTFQKAEDCVMKEEKRLRKQRAAEIKKAWTEMEKQYIAEELYQQQDAYTTSIGAEIRAKAEMDNGWVRTSLARGLGTGFVVGAVVGALFGSIEGPGGMVLYGIIGGAVGGSAGGTAQVAIKHMEDRVAPPARLNFNSIFINRFFAAPSRQ; via the coding sequence GATCTCCCACAGAATTAAGGCTCATGGTGGTCGGCAGCAGTGGACCCCCACAGTTCCTCCTAACAAACGCCATACTGGGGAGGGAAGTGTTCTCTAAAGACATCAGCAGCctctctgacagcaggaagAACACCGGAGAGCTGGCTGGCAGACGAGTGGCGGTCATCAACGGGCCGAACATCTATGACAAGGATATTTCCCGGCCCAAGAGGAAGATGGAGCTGAGGAGGCAGAAGTGCCTGTGTATTCCGGGTCCTCATGCCTTCCTTATTGCCTTCGACATGGACACGATCTCCCCGAATGACATGCGAGTTCCCAAACTGATGAGGCAACGCTTTGGAAGACATTGTCTGAGGCACTGCATAATCCTCCTGGCCTATGAGGGAAACATGGAGGCGGCGGCGCTGGAGAACAAGGTGCAGAAGACTGACTGGCACCTGAGAGAACTGATTGAGAAGTACGGCGGGCGCTTTCACGTTTTCAGCAAGAACTGGAGGGATCGCAGCCGGGAccgagagctgctgcagaagataGAGCGGATGATAGCCTCGTTAGGGGGCGGCTACTTCTCCAGCAGAACCTTCCAGAAGGCCGAGGACTGCgtgatgaaggaggagaagaggctgAGGAAGCAGAGAGCAGCGGAGATAAAGAAGGCCTGGACCGAGATGGAGAAGCAGTACATAGCGGAGGAGCTGTATCAGCAGCAGGATGCCTACACCACCAGCATCGGAGCAGAGATCAGAGCCAAGGCCGAGATGGACAATGGATGGGTCAGGACTTCCCTGGCCAGAGGACTGGGGACGGGGTTTGTTGTGGGAGCCGTCGTGGGTGCGCTGTTTGGGTCCATAGAGGGCCCAGGTGGGATGGTTCTGTACGGGATCATAGGCGGTGCTGTGGGTGGATCGGCAGGAGGAACAGCTCAGGTAGCGATAAAGCACATGGAGGACAGAGTGGCTCCTCCTGCCAGACTCAACTTCAACTCCATCTTCATCAATCGCTTCTTTGCAGCGCCGTCGCGTCAGTGA